The Corynebacterium pseudopelargi genome contains a region encoding:
- the purQ gene encoding phosphoribosylformylglycinamidine synthase subunit PurQ, protein MSARIGVITFPGTLDDVDAARAARLAGAEAVSLWHADEDLKQVDAVVVPGGFSYGDYLRTGAISALAPVMRSVIDAAHKGMPVLGICNGFQILTEAHLLPGALTRNQGLHFHCVDTHLVVENNTTAWTNTCSAGEKIYIPSKHGEGRFQADAGTVEKLEGEGRVVFRYTENFNGSVNGIAGISNETGRVVGLMPHPEHAVETLTGPSVDGLKLFVSAIGSIAA, encoded by the coding sequence ATGAGCGCCAGGATCGGAGTAATCACCTTTCCAGGAACGCTTGACGACGTAGACGCTGCCCGTGCGGCCCGTCTCGCAGGTGCCGAAGCCGTCTCGCTTTGGCACGCCGATGAAGATCTCAAGCAGGTCGACGCCGTGGTCGTACCCGGAGGCTTCTCCTACGGAGATTACCTGCGCACCGGCGCCATCTCTGCGCTGGCACCAGTGATGCGATCCGTGATCGACGCAGCGCATAAGGGCATGCCGGTGCTGGGCATTTGCAATGGCTTCCAGATCCTTACCGAGGCCCACCTGTTGCCAGGCGCCCTGACTCGTAACCAAGGCCTGCACTTCCACTGCGTGGATACCCACCTGGTGGTGGAAAACAACACCACCGCGTGGACGAATACCTGCAGCGCTGGAGAGAAAATCTACATCCCCTCCAAGCATGGTGAGGGACGCTTCCAGGCGGATGCGGGGACCGTCGAAAAGCTTGAAGGCGAAGGTCGAGTGGTGTTCCGCTATACCGAAAACTTCAATGGATCCGTCAACGGGATCGCCGGAATTAGCAATGAAACCGGCCGAGTAGTCGGTTTGATGCCCCACCCAGAACACGCCGTGGAAACGCTGACCGGCCCTTCAGTTGATGGGCTCAAACTCTTCGTTTCTGCCATCGGCTCGATCGCGGCATAG
- a CDS encoding AAA family ATPase, which translates to MKRAFPGGLDPDYWEPTKALKKGYFIPASGLDRFLSNKRDRWNPMSATVAFFDYRTEISAYDKVRYHSSGVRYLKTEDERRIRILRSAEKLRKVFDGTTKNKEVLAKVDSNHDATLDSNLVEIVNWILDKDYQSIRIIKHKMYGPMGYSIWFTRRDPFDSSGDVVDSETLQKNSEIRFSEAHAGSGEFGVVKALYELQMFATDWDDLTDSKGSLGSDKGVFPEGRIVCLDEPETSLHPEAQKRLMMFLLDFSKRYRAQIIISTHSPFIIARLPHEAIKYVAFDSETGISSIPSQRCDPSVAFERLGDDLNSARSTVFVEDVMAKLLVDAVLRRYSPAQTAVPYNVVVFPGGAGQLAKNALQVLFRQTDTRSAVILDGDQCPFDRLLIDDDGHPVYGRIMNFDKWSGRVDSDLSAISATDDQQGKECIESLYRKLAFDSKVSKLALDSNVEYKRLVEENVNYLKWMQRHLSFLPGRNPDWFVAEVLFGEKFVNWLNKNQPFGELWKLEKRDGVNRVVGADRSDWHRQDFCLESDGSRKCLASLFPGNYAKEFLRQELSSAKEESAFLQTDDYVSWVSSLFREREGEEEVVNALALVKSHLDPVLEFKEG; encoded by the coding sequence ATGAAAAGAGCTTTCCCTGGAGGCCTTGACCCAGATTATTGGGAGCCAACTAAGGCACTCAAAAAAGGTTACTTTATCCCAGCTAGTGGGCTGGATCGATTTCTCAGCAATAAAAGGGATCGATGGAACCCTATGTCGGCCACAGTCGCCTTTTTTGATTATCGGACAGAGATTAGTGCCTACGATAAGGTTAGATACCACAGCTCGGGGGTTAGGTATCTGAAAACTGAAGATGAGCGTAGGATAAGGATTTTACGATCCGCTGAGAAGCTTCGCAAAGTGTTCGATGGGACCACAAAAAATAAAGAGGTTCTCGCAAAAGTTGATAGCAATCATGACGCTACTTTGGATTCCAACCTTGTTGAGATTGTAAATTGGATACTGGATAAGGACTATCAAAGTATTCGTATTATTAAGCACAAGATGTATGGCCCAATGGGGTATTCTATCTGGTTCACCAGAAGGGATCCCTTCGATAGTTCGGGCGATGTGGTCGATAGCGAGACTTTACAAAAGAATTCGGAAATCAGGTTCTCTGAAGCTCACGCTGGAAGTGGTGAATTTGGCGTAGTAAAGGCTCTGTATGAATTACAAATGTTCGCGACCGATTGGGACGATCTGACAGATTCAAAAGGTTCTTTGGGGTCTGATAAGGGGGTATTTCCTGAGGGGCGGATAGTTTGTTTGGATGAGCCTGAAACGTCGCTACATCCAGAGGCTCAAAAACGTCTCATGATGTTTCTGCTTGACTTCTCTAAGCGTTACCGAGCTCAAATCATTATTTCGACACATTCGCCGTTCATCATTGCTCGTCTTCCCCACGAAGCTATAAAGTATGTAGCTTTTGATTCAGAAACTGGAATTAGCTCCATCCCCTCGCAGCGTTGCGATCCGTCAGTTGCTTTCGAAAGGTTGGGGGACGATCTAAATTCTGCGCGCTCCACTGTTTTTGTGGAGGATGTGATGGCAAAGTTGTTGGTTGATGCCGTTTTGAGGAGGTACTCTCCGGCTCAAACGGCGGTTCCGTATAACGTAGTTGTTTTCCCCGGTGGTGCGGGGCAGCTCGCAAAAAATGCTCTGCAGGTTTTGTTCCGTCAAACGGACACCCGATCTGCCGTGATTCTTGACGGGGATCAGTGCCCCTTTGACCGGCTTTTGATTGATGACGATGGGCACCCCGTTTATGGAAGGATAATGAACTTTGACAAATGGAGCGGAAGAGTTGATTCAGACCTCTCAGCGATTTCGGCCACCGATGATCAGCAAGGTAAAGAATGCATTGAATCCCTTTATCGCAAGCTAGCCTTTGACTCAAAGGTGTCGAAATTGGCTCTTGATTCGAATGTGGAATACAAAAGGTTAGTTGAAGAAAATGTGAATTATCTAAAATGGATGCAAAGGCACTTGTCGTTTCTCCCCGGCAGGAACCCAGACTGGTTTGTAGCAGAAGTGCTTTTTGGTGAAAAGTTCGTCAACTGGCTCAACAAGAACCAGCCGTTCGGTGAGCTGTGGAAGCTGGAAAAGCGTGATGGAGTTAACCGAGTTGTCGGTGCCGACCGCTCAGATTGGCACCGCCAGGATTTTTGTTTGGAGTCTGATGGTTCACGAAAGTGCCTTGCTTCCTTATTTCCCGGCAATTATGCCAAGGAGTTTCTCAGGCAAGAGCTATCGTCTGCTAAGGAAGAGAGCGCCTTTCTGCAGACCGACGACTATGTTAGTTGGGTTTCGAGTCTGTTCCGAGAAAGAGAGGGGGAAGAGGAGGTGGTGAATGCCTTGGCCTTGGTGAAGAGCCATCTCGATCCTGTCCTTGAGTTTAAGGAGGGCTAA
- a CDS encoding glutathione peroxidase, giving the protein MNFFDIPITYADGRDSTMADFQGHCLLIVNTASKCGYTEQLETLEELFQDYMQRGLFVIGVPSDDFQEEPLSDKQIAKEYANYGVSFPLLAKGSLDTALYSYLIGDGPGIEWNFEKFVVSPEGKVVGRFAPSLEPDEMKVIEVLEEHLPV; this is encoded by the coding sequence ATGAATTTCTTTGATATCCCCATCACCTATGCCGATGGCCGTGACTCCACCATGGCCGACTTCCAAGGCCACTGCCTGCTCATTGTCAATACCGCCTCGAAGTGCGGCTACACGGAGCAGTTGGAAACCTTAGAAGAACTCTTCCAGGACTATATGCAGCGCGGCCTGTTCGTTATTGGTGTGCCAAGCGATGACTTCCAAGAAGAGCCTTTGAGCGACAAGCAGATTGCCAAGGAGTACGCCAACTATGGTGTGAGCTTCCCGCTGCTGGCCAAAGGCTCTTTGGATACCGCGCTGTATAGCTACCTCATTGGCGATGGCCCTGGGATTGAGTGGAACTTTGAAAAGTTCGTGGTCTCACCCGAGGGGAAGGTGGTTGGGCGTTTTGCCCCCAGCCTGGAGCCGGATGAGATGAAGGTGATCGAGGTGCTCGAAGAGCATCTTCCGGTATAA
- the purS gene encoding phosphoribosylformylglycinamidine synthase subunit PurS: MARVVVNVMPKAEILDPQGQAVVRALGRLGVEGVADVRQGKRFEIEVDDAVTRADIEKMAETLLANTVIENFDVIFEAAE; this comes from the coding sequence GTGGCCCGTGTAGTTGTGAACGTGATGCCCAAGGCGGAAATCCTCGACCCCCAAGGTCAGGCCGTCGTTCGTGCGCTTGGACGCCTCGGTGTTGAGGGGGTGGCCGATGTGCGTCAAGGCAAGCGCTTCGAAATCGAAGTCGATGATGCCGTGACTCGCGCAGATATTGAAAAGATGGCCGAGACCCTGCTTGCCAACACCGTGATTGAAAACTTCGACGTGATCTTCGAGGCGGCCGAATGA
- a CDS encoding phosphoribosylaminoimidazolesuccinocarboxamide synthase, with product MRPQLSTYAHLSAGKVREMYEIDEDRLLMVVSDRISAYDHILDPEIPDKGRVLTAMSMYFFHHLDFPNHLAGPIDDPAIPESVLGRAMVCKKLKMIPFECVARGYLTGSGLKEYEATGSVCGVKLPEGLEEASKLPEPIFTPATKAELGDHDENVSFEYVAEKLGEARANELREATLAIYSKAAKLAEERGIILADTKLEFGIDEDGTLVLADEVLTPDSSRYWPADGYEPGQVQPSFDKQYVRNWLTSSKSGWDMKSTATPPHLPGSVVEATRERYVEAFERITGKKFNEWIGCCV from the coding sequence ATGCGCCCTCAGCTTTCTACTTACGCACATCTTTCCGCGGGCAAGGTTCGCGAAATGTACGAGATCGATGAGGACCGCCTGCTCATGGTGGTCTCCGATCGCATCTCCGCCTACGACCACATCCTGGATCCAGAGATCCCCGATAAGGGTCGCGTGCTCACCGCCATGAGCATGTACTTTTTCCACCACCTCGATTTCCCCAACCACCTCGCAGGGCCTATCGACGACCCCGCCATCCCCGAATCTGTGTTGGGGCGCGCCATGGTGTGCAAGAAGTTGAAGATGATCCCCTTCGAGTGCGTCGCCCGAGGCTACCTCACCGGCTCTGGCCTGAAGGAATATGAAGCCACCGGCTCGGTGTGCGGAGTCAAGCTGCCCGAGGGGCTGGAAGAGGCAAGCAAGCTGCCCGAGCCCATCTTCACCCCAGCCACCAAGGCTGAGCTGGGTGATCATGATGAAAACGTCAGCTTTGAATATGTTGCAGAAAAGCTAGGAGAAGCCCGCGCCAATGAGCTGCGCGAGGCCACCTTGGCCATCTACTCCAAGGCCGCCAAGCTCGCTGAGGAGCGCGGCATTATCTTGGCGGATACCAAGCTGGAATTTGGCATCGACGAAGACGGCACCCTAGTGCTTGCCGACGAAGTCCTCACCCCCGACAGCTCCCGCTACTGGCCAGCCGACGGCTACGAGCCCGGCCAGGTCCAACCAAGCTTTGATAAGCAATACGTGCGCAACTGGCTCACCAGCTCCAAGTCCGGGTGGGATATGAAATCCACCGCCACCCCGCCGCACCTGCCAGGTTCGGTGGTAGAGGCCACCCGCGAGCGCTACGTGGAAGCCTTTGAGCGCATCACCGGCAAGAAGTTCAATGAATGGATCGGTTGCTGCGTCTAA
- the purB gene encoding adenylosuccinate lyase has translation MAKKKIANVLSNRYASEALASLWSPESKVVLERQLWIAVMKAQRELGVDVPAEAIRAYEDVVDQVDLASIAEREKVTRHDVKARIEEFNALAGYEHVHKGMTSRDLTENVEQLQVFRSLELIHGKAVAVVSRLAEHAANYKTLVMAGRSHNVAAQATTLGKRFASAAEEMLVAIERVENLLSRYPLRGIKGPMGTAQDMLDLLGGDEAKLASLETQIADYLGFANVFDSVGQVYPRSLDFDAVSSLVQLGAGPSSLATTIRLMAGNETVTEGFKEGQVGSSAMPHKMNARSCERVGGMQVILRGYLTMLADLSGQQWNEGDVFCSVVRRVALPDAFFTIDGMFETFLTVLDEFGAFPAMIDRELERYLPFLATTRILMAAVRAGVGRETAHEVIKENAVAVALNMRENGGEQELVEKLAADERLPMNKEEIEAALADRHAFIGSAESQVDRVLARVRDLVNRYPEAAQYTPGEIL, from the coding sequence GTGGCTAAAAAGAAAATCGCGAACGTCCTATCCAACCGTTATGCATCGGAGGCTCTAGCAAGCCTGTGGAGCCCCGAGTCCAAGGTGGTGCTGGAACGCCAACTCTGGATCGCTGTGATGAAGGCTCAGCGCGAGCTCGGCGTGGACGTGCCCGCCGAGGCCATCCGCGCCTATGAAGATGTGGTGGATCAGGTAGATCTGGCCAGCATCGCTGAGCGTGAGAAGGTCACCCGCCACGATGTGAAGGCTCGCATCGAGGAGTTCAATGCCTTGGCTGGCTATGAGCATGTGCACAAGGGCATGACCTCGCGCGATCTCACCGAGAACGTTGAGCAGCTCCAGGTGTTCCGCTCACTTGAACTCATTCATGGCAAGGCCGTGGCTGTGGTGTCTCGCCTGGCTGAGCACGCAGCTAATTACAAGACTCTCGTGATGGCGGGGCGTTCCCACAATGTGGCAGCCCAGGCCACCACTTTGGGCAAGCGCTTTGCTTCTGCTGCAGAAGAGATGCTGGTGGCTATCGAGCGAGTAGAAAACCTGCTCAGCCGCTACCCACTGCGCGGCATTAAAGGCCCGATGGGTACTGCTCAAGACATGCTGGATCTGCTCGGCGGCGACGAGGCCAAGCTCGCCTCCTTAGAAACGCAGATCGCTGATTATCTGGGCTTTGCCAATGTTTTCGATTCCGTTGGCCAGGTCTATCCGCGCTCCTTGGACTTCGATGCCGTCTCCTCCCTGGTGCAGTTGGGTGCAGGGCCGTCGAGCCTTGCCACCACCATTCGCCTGATGGCCGGCAACGAGACTGTGACGGAGGGCTTCAAGGAAGGCCAGGTGGGTTCCTCGGCCATGCCGCACAAGATGAATGCCCGCTCCTGCGAGCGCGTGGGCGGCATGCAGGTGATTCTGCGCGGTTACCTCACCATGTTGGCTGATCTTTCTGGCCAGCAGTGGAATGAGGGCGACGTGTTCTGCTCCGTGGTGCGCCGCGTGGCTTTGCCCGATGCCTTCTTCACCATCGACGGCATGTTTGAAACCTTCCTCACCGTCTTGGATGAGTTCGGTGCCTTCCCGGCCATGATCGACCGCGAGCTTGAGCGCTACCTGCCCTTCCTCGCCACCACCCGCATCCTCATGGCCGCGGTGCGCGCCGGTGTTGGACGTGAGACTGCTCACGAAGTGATCAAGGAAAATGCCGTGGCAGTGGCGCTGAACATGCGCGAAAACGGTGGGGAGCAGGAGCTCGTCGAAAAGCTGGCAGCAGATGAGCGTCTGCCTATGAATAAGGAAGAAATTGAGGCTGCGCTGGCAGATCGCCACGCCTTTATTGGTTCCGCCGAGTCCCAGGTGGATCGCGTCTTGGCGCGGGTGCGTGACCTGGTCAATCGCTACCCAGAGGCAGCTCAGTACACCCCCGGTGAGATCCTCTAG
- a CDS encoding APC family permease — MNQPSNAKASKGSIGVVGAAAIGVGGMMGAGLYTLVGLASASAGAWLPLAFFIGGLVAAFSVYSYSKLGMKYPSRGGAAQFLIQGFGNGLIAGGMNIFQYFGWIVAIALYAAGFSEYAKVIFHLHDSPWVGKLIGVGIIAASVMINIFGSKLVARTQTIIIAVELVILLAFIVIGLVHVSPSSFSDAVAKESGASLLGVLSAAGLLYVTYEGFGVVTNAAGSMSNPKKQLPKAMYLALGVVMLVYIASSVVVIGSIGAHGAEAAEGHALADAGRQVLGAIGFTAIGVAALVATASAVNSTMFGDQNLGINISDANEIPKAFEKPTKFGGNLGIFATAIFAAIFVVIFPLSAVGQLASLAFLLVYATVNLGHLRLVEETGANRWILMVSVALNLLLFLLLFSQTIIHKEVLTWVALIVLLVASFTAEWFRRKHTGQDNSWIVRS, encoded by the coding sequence ATGAACCAACCCTCAAACGCGAAGGCCAGCAAGGGCTCCATCGGTGTGGTCGGCGCTGCGGCGATCGGCGTCGGCGGCATGATGGGCGCCGGGCTCTACACCCTCGTAGGCTTAGCCAGCGCCTCAGCCGGTGCGTGGTTACCACTGGCATTTTTCATTGGCGGCCTCGTCGCGGCCTTCTCCGTCTACTCCTACTCAAAGTTGGGCATGAAGTACCCCAGTAGGGGAGGGGCCGCGCAGTTTCTTATCCAGGGCTTCGGCAATGGCTTAATTGCCGGAGGCATGAACATCTTTCAGTACTTCGGCTGGATCGTCGCCATCGCCTTGTATGCAGCAGGTTTCTCGGAATATGCCAAGGTGATCTTCCACCTGCACGATTCGCCTTGGGTGGGCAAGCTCATCGGCGTGGGCATCATCGCGGCTTCGGTGATGATCAATATCTTCGGGTCCAAACTCGTCGCGCGCACCCAAACCATCATCATCGCGGTAGAGCTCGTCATTCTCCTGGCCTTCATCGTGATCGGCCTGGTGCACGTGAGCCCATCTTCTTTTAGCGATGCCGTAGCCAAAGAAAGCGGCGCGAGCCTCCTCGGTGTGCTTTCTGCAGCCGGCCTGCTGTATGTCACCTATGAGGGCTTCGGTGTGGTCACCAATGCCGCAGGCAGCATGAGTAACCCCAAAAAGCAGCTCCCAAAGGCCATGTACTTGGCTTTAGGTGTGGTCATGCTCGTTTACATCGCATCCAGCGTGGTGGTGATCGGATCCATCGGCGCCCATGGTGCCGAGGCGGCAGAAGGCCATGCGCTTGCCGATGCCGGGCGCCAAGTACTCGGTGCCATCGGCTTTACGGCCATCGGTGTCGCAGCCCTCGTGGCCACTGCATCGGCGGTCAATTCCACCATGTTCGGCGATCAAAATTTGGGCATCAATATCTCCGATGCCAATGAGATTCCGAAGGCCTTTGAAAAGCCCACCAAGTTCGGCGGCAACCTCGGCATTTTTGCCACCGCCATCTTTGCTGCCATCTTCGTGGTGATCTTCCCGCTTTCGGCTGTAGGCCAGCTCGCCAGCTTGGCCTTCTTATTGGTCTACGCCACCGTCAACCTCGGCCACCTACGCCTGGTGGAAGAAACCGGGGCAAATCGCTGGATTCTCATGGTGTCTGTGGCACTGAATCTTCTGCTGTTCTTGCTGCTGTTTTCTCAAACCATCATCCACAAAGAAGTGCTGACTTGGGTGGCGCTCATCGTGCTGTTGGTAGCCAGTTTTACTGCCGAGTGGTTCAGGCGTAAGCACACAGGCCAGGACAATTCCTGGATCGTGCGCTCCTAA
- a CDS encoding S9 family peptidase has translation MVRMLNPPIAPIHPKTRTHHGFEFVDNYEWLRDKESDETIQYLEAENAYTEQETEHLATLRKNIFEEIKKHTKETDMSVPQRKGAYWYYSRSVEGKSYGLSCRVPAELGTWVPPVIDESTPPADEQVLLDLNELAEGHEFFSLGAASISDSGKLLAYSTDTSGDERFTIRIKNLDSGELLVDEIPDAFYGATWAGEDYLFYQRVDEAWRPDSVWRHKLGTPVEQDVCVFREEDGRFNVGIGATRSDRFLMIEVASKITSEVWVLEQTNPEGEFECVIPREKGKEYDLDHAIVEGEDLWIITHNFSGPNFEVAWAPLDRPTEMTTLIPHRDDVRIEGVDTYLGQIVVGYRAGAIGRVAVMKLDPGFSTFEELEFEEELYSVGSSGNPEWDAPVLRMSYGSFTVPGEVFDYEVATGKRTVLKEREVYHYNADDYVATRLWAQAEDGIRIPISLVHRKDLVISKPNPTLLYGYGSYEMSIDPGFSVARLSLMDRGMIFAVAHVRGGGEMGRGWYDTGKTVTKKNTFTDFIAVADHLIKRGVTTPEQLVAEGGSAGGMLVGAVANLAGDRFKAIEAVVPFVDPLTSMLMPELPLTITEWDEWGDPLHEQEVYEYMASYAPYENVEAKDYPNILAVTSLNDTRVLYVEPAKWIAKLRATATGGQFLLKTEMVAGHGGVSGRYEKWHQTAFEYAWLANQAAGVRE, from the coding sequence ATGGTGCGCATGCTCAATCCACCCATTGCCCCCATCCATCCCAAGACCCGCACCCACCACGGCTTTGAGTTCGTGGATAACTACGAGTGGCTGCGTGACAAGGAATCGGATGAGACCATCCAGTACCTGGAGGCGGAAAACGCCTACACCGAGCAGGAAACCGAGCACCTGGCCACGCTTCGCAAGAACATCTTTGAAGAGATTAAGAAGCACACCAAGGAAACGGACATGTCCGTGCCGCAGCGCAAGGGCGCGTATTGGTATTACAGCCGCTCCGTGGAGGGCAAGAGCTATGGGCTTTCTTGCCGTGTTCCCGCTGAGCTGGGCACCTGGGTGCCACCGGTGATCGACGAGTCCACCCCGCCTGCCGATGAGCAGGTGCTGCTCGATTTGAACGAGCTCGCCGAAGGCCACGAGTTCTTCTCCCTCGGCGCGGCGTCGATAAGCGATTCAGGCAAGCTACTGGCTTATTCCACCGACACCTCCGGCGATGAGCGCTTCACCATCCGGATCAAAAACCTTGATAGCGGCGAGTTGCTTGTCGACGAAATCCCCGACGCCTTCTACGGTGCGACGTGGGCGGGGGAGGACTACCTGTTTTATCAACGCGTGGACGAGGCCTGGCGCCCGGATTCGGTGTGGCGCCATAAGCTCGGTACCCCTGTTGAGCAGGACGTATGTGTGTTCCGTGAAGAAGACGGGCGCTTCAACGTCGGCATCGGTGCCACACGCAGCGATCGCTTCCTCATGATCGAGGTGGCCTCCAAGATCACCTCTGAGGTGTGGGTGCTGGAGCAGACCAACCCCGAAGGTGAATTCGAGTGCGTGATTCCGCGTGAAAAGGGCAAGGAATACGACCTTGACCACGCAATCGTGGAAGGCGAGGACTTGTGGATTATTACCCACAACTTCTCCGGTCCGAACTTTGAGGTGGCCTGGGCGCCGCTGGATCGCCCCACCGAGATGACCACCCTGATCCCGCACCGCGATGACGTGCGCATCGAAGGCGTGGATACCTACCTCGGCCAAATCGTGGTGGGCTACCGTGCAGGCGCCATCGGGCGCGTTGCGGTGATGAAGCTGGATCCTGGCTTTAGCACCTTCGAGGAGCTCGAATTTGAAGAGGAGCTCTACTCCGTGGGCTCTTCCGGCAATCCCGAGTGGGACGCACCGGTGCTGCGCATGAGCTATGGCTCTTTCACCGTGCCGGGTGAAGTCTTTGACTATGAGGTAGCCACCGGCAAACGCACCGTGCTCAAAGAGCGCGAGGTGTATCACTACAACGCCGATGATTATGTAGCCACCCGCCTGTGGGCGCAGGCCGAAGACGGCATCCGCATCCCGATCTCCCTGGTGCACCGCAAGGACCTGGTTATAAGCAAACCCAACCCCACCTTGCTCTATGGCTATGGCTCCTATGAGATGAGCATTGATCCGGGCTTTTCTGTGGCGCGCCTTTCGCTGATGGATCGCGGCATGATCTTCGCCGTGGCCCATGTGCGCGGCGGTGGCGAGATGGGCCGCGGCTGGTACGACACGGGCAAGACCGTGACCAAGAAGAACACCTTCACCGACTTCATTGCCGTGGCAGATCACCTGATCAAACGTGGTGTGACCACACCAGAGCAGCTTGTGGCCGAGGGAGGCTCTGCAGGCGGCATGCTCGTTGGTGCCGTGGCCAACCTTGCCGGGGATCGCTTCAAGGCCATCGAGGCCGTGGTGCCCTTCGTGGATCCGCTGACCTCCATGCTCATGCCCGAGCTTCCACTCACGATCACCGAGTGGGACGAGTGGGGCGATCCGCTGCACGAGCAGGAGGTCTATGAGTACATGGCCTCCTACGCGCCCTATGAAAACGTCGAGGCCAAGGATTACCCCAATATCTTGGCAGTCACCTCACTCAATGACACGCGCGTGCTCTACGTGGAGCCGGCCAAGTGGATTGCCAAGCTGCGTGCCACTGCCACTGGTGGGCAATTCCTGCTCAAGACAGAGATGGTGGCAGGCCACGGTGGTGTGTCTGGCCGCTATGAAAAGTGGCACCAAACCGCATTCGAGTACGCATGGCTTGCCAATCAGGCTGCGGGCGTGCGCGAATAA